One Cucurbita pepo subsp. pepo cultivar mu-cu-16 chromosome LG11, ASM280686v2, whole genome shotgun sequence DNA window includes the following coding sequences:
- the LOC111805420 gene encoding uncharacterized protein LOC111805420 — protein MDSNQFASNWDDVICSICLEFPHNAVLLQCSSYDKGCRPFVCDTDHLHSNCLDRFRNAHNTTPPSTSDVVPPIDSEPVAPEDNCKLCCPLCRGDVSGWKVVDEVRVHLDEKKRYCEEEQCRFLGTYLELQQHAQLEHPHACPSKIDPARLLDWENFQQSSEIIDVLSTIHSEVPHGVVFGDYMIEYGDDESGDEFEDFPGDEGNWWTSCILYQVFDNFRNSRNRRRSRIGDTRRGSRRSSNDLSNSDDSSVASVEFAEYGVEEIDDELASTNVTSSGSSNHRSSRRRRSRFYDN, from the exons ATGGATAGTAATCAGTTTGCTTCTAATTGGGATGACGTGATTTGTTCGATATGCTTGGAGTTTCCTCATAATGCTGTACTTCTGCAATGTTCATCGTATGACAAAGGATGCCGCCCCTTTGTGTGTGACACGGACCATTTACACTCGAATTGTCTTGATCGTTTTAGAAATGCACATAACACGACTCCCCCATCAACATCTGATGTAGTTCCTCCTATCGACTCGGAGCCAGTGGCACCAGAAGATAATTGCAAATTATGTTGTCCTTTGTGTAGAGGGGATGTTAGTGGATGGAAGGTGGTCGATGAGGTCCGTGTACATTTGGATGAGAAGAAGCGTTATTGTGAGGAAGAACAATGTAGATTTTTGGGTACTTATTTGGAATTACAACAACATGCTCAGCTGGAGCATCCTCATGCTTGTCCTTCGAAGATTGATCCTGCTAGGCTACTTGACTGGGAAAATTTTCAGCAATCCTCTGAAATCATTGATGTCTTAAGTACCATTCACTCAGAAGTTCCTCATGGCGTGGTGTTTGGTGACTACATGATTGAATATGGAGACGATGAAAGTGGTGATGAGTTTGAGGATTTTCCTGGGGATGAAGGCAATTGGTGGACCTCTTGTATCTTGTATCAagtatttgataattttaggAACTCAAGGAACCGAAGGAGGTCAAGAATTGGCGATACAAGAAGGGGAAGTCGACGTTCAAGTAACGACTTATCAAATTCAGATGACAGTTCGGTGGCCTCAGTTGAATTTGCAGAATACGGGGTAGAAGAAATTGATGACGAACTTGCAAGTACAAATGTGACTTCGAGCGGTAGCTCCAACCATAGGAG TTCCCGAAGACGTCGCTCCCGCTTTTACGACAACTAG